The Atribacteraceae bacterium nucleotide sequence TAAAGAACCGGGTATAATATTACCAGTTTTCAGTATCTGAGGGTCCGGCCACGCCGTTCCCAAGGATGAGCATCGCGTTACGGTCTGATTCCAAGGGTGAAAGCCTGCGGGAAGGAGGTAATCCAATATGGCAAGATTACAAAGCTTACTAGTGAGCCCATTGTGGTGCTGACCGGTAAGCTTTTTTTTTGGTCTTTTTGGGATTTTGTTCTGGGGGAGGATCGCCGGTGGAGAAGCGCCTTGGTGTAATAGGTATCGTGGTGAAAGACCGGGAAAGTGCCGTATCACAGGTCAACGAATTGTTGAGTGCTTATGCGGGTATTGTTGTCGGCCGCATGGGAATTCCCTACCGGCAACAGGGGGTAGCAGTCATAGCCCTGATTGTCGATGGCTCAACTGACGATATCGGAGCTCTGACCGGGAAATTGGGGGCGATTCGGGGAATTCAAGTGAGGTCGGCCCTGACTAAAAAATAGGAGGTTCCTTTGAAGAATGTGAGTATATCACTCAAAAAAATGGTTTTACGATTGAGGATCGGGAAGTCGCTTTCCCGGGAAGACCTAGCCGCTCTTCTGGAGTCGGGAGGCGAAAACGCCGATTTCCTCCGCTGTCAGGCGGATGCGCTTCGTCAAGAGGTGATGGGAAATCGTGTCCATCTGCGGGGCCTGATCGAATTTTCCAATCATTGTGAGCGAAATTGTCTGTATTGCGGACTGCGCCGTGGGAACACAAGCCTGGAACGTTACCGGCTGAGTGGTGAGGAAGTGTTTCAGGTGGCCCGGACCGCTGTTACTCTTGGGTATCAAACGGTGGTATTACAGTCCGGAGAGGATTCCCAGGTGTCCGCGGACGATCTGGCCCGGATTGTCCGGCGCTTAAAACGGGAACTTGACCTGGCGGTGACCTTGTGTGTTGGAGAACGGGACTATGAAGAATACGCCTTGTGGCGGAGAGAAGGGGCCGACCGCTACCTGCTCAAGCACGAGACAGCGGACCCGGCCATCTATCGACGTCTGCATCCGGATATGATCTGG carries:
- a CDS encoding TM1266 family iron-only hydrogenase system putative regulator — encoded protein: MEKRLGVIGIVVKDRESAVSQVNELLSAYAGIVVGRMGIPYRQQGVAVIALIVDGSTDDIGALTGKLGAIRGIQVRSALTKK
- the hydE gene encoding [FeFe] hydrogenase H-cluster radical SAM maturase HydE → MSISLKKMVLRLRIGKSLSREDLAALLESGGENADFLRCQADALRQEVMGNRVHLRGLIEFSNHCERNCLYCGLRRGNTSLERYRLSGEEVFQVARTAVTLGYQTVVLQSGEDSQVSADDLARIVRRLKRELDLAVTLCVGERDYEEYALWRREGADRYLLKHETADPAIYRRLHPDMIWNRRTQRLAWLRKLGYQVGSGCMVGLPGQDAWSLAGDLIFLRTLDVEMAGIGPFVPHPATPLGNTPGGDVEMTLNAVALSRLLLPQVHLPATTALGSIHPRGRQMALQAGANVVMPNLTPKPYRRLYEIYPDKICLDDDPSHCRQCIQGIITSLGRRVADDPGHSPKLVFHKAMP